In Plasmodium coatneyi strain Hackeri chromosome 4, complete sequence, the genomic window CTTTTAAAAGCACCATCGCTAACAAAAGAGAAATACCGATTTAATGTAGGCCCATAATCACAGCTTATGCAaaactcttcttttttttttcttttcttgaACAGGAGTTGGcaattattttctatttcgttttttccctccttatttatataatCAATACCGTAAGAGGCATAAAATGGCAACACCCCTGCGTGTGAAAATACCATTTCATTTACCTTCAGAACAAATGGCTTGTTCACTAAAATGTTGTAGATCACTTCATTTTTCGAGAACATGTCATTTCTGTTTCGGTAGTTCtctacgttttttttaactttattGAACTTTAAACACATGTTTTTAACTTCATGATTTCCCAAAACcattaaaattttcgaaTTCAgcgttttccccttttcgttGTACTCCTCGAtaaagaataatatatttatgtcaTCATAAGAGGGGTCCAAAATGTCACCGGTTATAACTATCAGCACATTTTCTCGTATAACATTGTAATTATTATcaatcattttttcattcagtagaatttttaaaaatgcatcCAAATCTCCGTGCAAATCGCCTATGCTGAATAAGTCATGTTCCCAtgttaaatttgaaaaactgGTTTCCTCATTTGCGCTACACAGTTTTGTCAAAATGTTCCAACagctccaaaaaaaaagttttacgTATGGTATCTTCATTGTGCTATTACCTATCTGCGCGCATATCGCGGGAGAGGCTTATATGTTCGGGACatatgcatgtgtgcatacgCGTGTGGCATGTGTCTACCTTTGCGTGCTTTGTATGTGTCTAAGAATGCCCTGCTGACATTGAGCAGCATGAGAAAAGGCAGAAAATAACAGACTCAAACGGGAACACACTACTCGCACATGTAACTGTTTGCAATATACTCAAAATGTATCGCTATTTTGGAAAATGCACACGTGGGGACCAACGCAGACTGTTTCGTTGTAACTCTGCAACGGGGATATGCTCCCTTgaagaaattaatttttttttttttttttattaacagcTAGCCAATaagtgtaaaataaaaaaaaaaaaaaaaaaaaaatacaaaccaAGCCTAGCTAGCTTTTagtgttgtaaaaaaatacgaacaGCCAAGGTAAACATTCAAACAAATTTTCACTACAttaattttcaatttttaaagagGAACAGACAACTTTGGTGTCGTAAAAGCGTACATCTGACTAACGCAACGCATTCTCGCAATGGTGTGTAGGGCGCATAAAACAAAAGACGTTTAACACGGTGGACCCCAAACGAAGGAAcacttttttaaagtttcaagtttatttttgtacaattaCATCATTGTGTTGGTACATATGGGCTTATGCAACGGTGGAGGACACATCAGCTCTTCACTCTCCACCGCAGTTGTGCACGTAACACAGATCATGCAGATTATCACTCGGGGAAAAACGCGGATGCCTATGCAATTGTCTAGGCCAACGTAAAGTCACGGGAACCATGATATGGCTACACATAAAGCACATATGAACACAGTTCACCGTAAATTAGAAACCACAAGGGTCACAAATCTCCACGGTTTTATTTCATAGTTAAAAGGGCAGTATCAGCAAGCCCATGTGTGGTGGATAACCGCACTGACACAGAGCATGTGCGAAATGACCTTCGGGGGTAACATACCAGTAAAATAAGGAGCAATTGGGGGGCTAGTTAAATATTTACTTTGTGACTTTCCAATTCGGttagctattttttatttatttatttttattctttttcccccccttcttacTCCTTCGCCGCCGTTTTtcgctttccccttttttatttcacccTTTTGCAAATTTCACAAGATGTGCAAAAAGCATAAAGGGAGgagaatagaaaaaaaatatatatatcgttggagttttaaattaaaaaatacatttctTCATTAACAGCAGTGCGAAAGgtcgaataaaaaatatttaacatTTCTTCTCATAACGATGTGCATTTTATCGCGAGCAGCAACATTCCGTAATAAACTGTGTCACGTAGAATTCAACTTTACGCACTGTTCTAACGCCATACGAAAGTGTATAaacgcatatatacatatacatacgcgTAATAAGGGCATATGATATTTTGCGTATTCATTAAGATGTCCAATCTACAGGAATAAATACGTGCAGTTCTTGTTCTTTAACATTACCCATGTGTTCAAtaggcgaagaaaaaaaaaaatacccttGTGTTATGCCTACTCATTTTCGTATAAAACTTCAGGGATAAAGGACTTCATGTTTAGGTTCATTATGCTCTTTAAGCAGGCTTTGGTTTCCTGCGGGTTGCTAATCCACAAGGTTAAGCTGCAGAACCTGAAAAAGAATagaacaaaagggggggatttttttttcgtagaAGGCGATGTAATATAATGGTGTTTAAATTACAACAGGTGATACATGATCACAGTTTGGACGATCTCCCGTTCCACATAAATAATATGCAACGGCCGGTGCGTACCTCGTGGGGAAGTCATTTCCCGAGTGTAAGAACTGATCTCCAATGtgacaacatttttttttttctattttcaaCAATTTCTGTAAAATGATTAACCCTTCTGCCTTGTTCCCAATGTCTACCCAAAGGTCTTGCCCCCCATTGAAGGCGCAGTAAGGCGCCGTTATTTCTGCGTGGTTGGTAAAAGTGTGTAATTGTGGTGTTTATTGGATGTCTTTAAAATAGGGATGTAGTGAAAAGAAGCGCATTTACAGCATATTTCTAATTAAGCTCATTTGAATAAGTACGCCCGTGCTGCACAACGTGGTAAACACTCCTCCCACTCGCCGCTCCCCATGCTTACTGTTTTTGAcgatttccttcttcacgcGGATCACCGCCTCCTCCAAGACTTCGTACTTTATCATGTAATTCTTTTGCTCTAAAAAGAAGGGCGTTTTCGTGCGTACATATGTAGCATGTATACTAATATAATCATATATCCTATTGGCGTATttgcttgtttttttctgttggaCGGATTAAACGAAAGAGCGCCAAGCGGACATGCAGTGCTATACTCACCCTTCTGGCTGTTCGCCAACGGCATCTTGTTCGGGACTAGCCCTATggacttttccttcctctgaATTTGCGCACATAATTTAAAATCCGCAATAACTTGTTGTAAGCATTTTTGAGAAATGTCTAGTATTTGCTCAACGGTTTCTTTgtccacatattttttataatggtGCCACTCTTCTTCTGGAACGGAGTAAAGGTTAGCCTCTTTGTTGCACCTAAGGGGGCGTGAAATTACGTGCGCAGAAAAGAGGGAATtcttgttatttttaaattaactCCTTGGTTACGTTTTCGGGGCAGATCTTGTTCCATCCCATGCACGTAGGGGCATGATCTCcccatgtgcatgtgttcgTTGGGAGTTAaccatacacacatatgtgtatatatattcttttgtttccttttttcgctTTACTTAAATAAGTAATTACTCTCACCGCCCATGACGTAGAAATTCTGGTACGAACCGTCTTCTATGTTGTTCTTGGAAAAGTACCGCAGCAAATTCTCCAGTCGCTTTTGGTATTTCTCCGCATCGTTGCTGTAAGCTTAAAAGGTGTAaaggtaaggaaaaattaagacATGGATGTGTGTGGGCACCTGTACATGCCTATTTGATGCTGCATAGGAAGTGTACTAACAGGCCGCGGTAACTATTgctatgttcatttttttgagcaAGCTGGAGAtgtagctagccaaaatttCGTCGTTAAAATCGGATCCATCTGGGTAGAGCGTTTCGTCTGCATCGAAGGTGAGCAAGTCTAGTCCGTCCTCCACAGACAGGATCTGTGTtggcaaagaaggaaaagcatgaaaaattgaaagacaCATCATATGAAGACGCGGAAGAAGCATTCTAATgtatgtccaaaaaaaaatacgccttttttttttttcttttttttttttttttacggcTCTTCTTTCGCTACCCACCTGCGCCAGGTTGAGGATGTGCCGAACTTCGTTGAAGGTTGGGGGGGCGTACAACCGTTTCGTTATTCTGTACTTCTTGTTGTATGTATGGAAGGCCTTCCTTATTGGCAGCTTCGTGAAGAATATTCCTGCGAGGAtgataattaaaaatgtgtttttgCGCAGTCATGGGTTGTGCACAATTGGGACCCCCTAAGCATGTACatgtgtagaaaaaaaagagtgctACTCGCGTGATGC contains:
- a CDS encoding Phosphoesterase — its product is MKIPYVKLFFWSCWNILTKLCSANEETSFSNLTWEHDLFSIGDLHGDLDAFLKILLNEKMIDNNYNVIRENVLIVITGDILDPSYDDINILFFIEEYNEKGKTLNSKILMVLGNHEVKNMCLKFNKVKKNVENYRNRNDMFSKNEVIYNILVNKPFVLKVNEMVFSHAGVLPFYASYGIDYINKEGKNEIENNCQLLFKKRKKKEEFCISCDYGPTLNRYFSFVSDGAFKRWMVCSTLNKSLNLLSSSRMIVGHTVQKNKKINSFCDEKLLLTDTGISKWKNGVVSYVQYFKDGTFDVRYV